The Allofrancisella frigidaquae genome has a segment encoding these proteins:
- a CDS encoding sugar kinase → MGNKLLAIGECMLELSGKIQLGSHAKLNFGGDVLNTALYYSRLGGEVSFFTALGDDDFSSQMISQWQSENIDTSTVLRLKNTVPGLYAIQTDDFGERSFYYWREQAPIKQLFQHVTKDQLNSYINNYQYLYFSGISLSRWDESQLEIFISWLKEFKNADSNKQIIFDLNYRPKCWQSKDQAKIYLKKILKYITIVITTFEDEQLLFDDTDYQQTLVRYNKAGIETIVIKRGVKSTVVLAKSEIILVNTDMVKPIDTTAAGDSFNAAFLAGLDHNIGIQNSVKFAQSFAAEIIQHHGAIIDKKYTDTYVEILKEL, encoded by the coding sequence ATGGGAAATAAATTACTAGCTATTGGTGAATGCATGCTAGAGCTTAGTGGCAAAATTCAGCTAGGTTCGCACGCTAAACTAAACTTTGGTGGAGATGTTTTAAATACAGCCCTTTATTACTCTAGATTAGGTGGAGAAGTTTCTTTTTTTACAGCTTTAGGTGACGATGACTTTTCTAGTCAAATGATAAGCCAATGGCAAAGTGAAAATATCGATACATCTACGGTTTTAAGGCTTAAAAATACAGTACCTGGTCTATATGCTATCCAGACAGATGATTTTGGAGAAAGAAGTTTTTATTACTGGAGAGAGCAAGCACCAATAAAACAACTTTTCCAACATGTTACAAAAGATCAGTTAAATAGTTACATTAACAATTACCAATATCTGTATTTCTCTGGAATTTCGTTATCAAGGTGGGACGAAAGCCAATTGGAAATTTTTATTAGCTGGTTAAAAGAATTTAAAAATGCAGATTCTAATAAACAAATTATTTTTGATTTAAATTATCGCCCTAAATGTTGGCAATCAAAAGATCAAGCTAAAATTTACCTAAAAAAAATCCTTAAATATATAACTATAGTTATAACTACTTTTGAGGATGAACAGTTATTATTTGATGATACAGACTATCAGCAGACTTTAGTTAGATATAACAAAGCTGGTATCGAAACTATCGTAATTAAGCGTGGTGTTAAATCTACTGTTGTTTTAGCTAAAAGTGAGATAATATTAGTAAATACAGATATGGTTAAACCTATAGATACAACCGCAGCTGGAGATAGCTTTAATGCAGCCTTTTTAGCCGGACTTGATCATAACATAGGTATACAAAATAGTGTTAAATTTGCACAAAGTTTTGCTGCTGAAATCATACAACATCATGGAGCTATAATAGACAAAAAATATACAGATACCTATGTAGAAATTCTAAAGGAGCTTTAA
- a CDS encoding bifunctional 4-hydroxy-2-oxoglutarate aldolase/2-dehydro-3-deoxy-phosphogluconate aldolase — protein MSLENILKKNPLIPVVAADTTDQANNILYKLRNKNIKIVEFTLRTPNALEVIKEVIQSNEDFVIGVGTITTLEQLRKCSLLGADFLVSPGTTIEMLKFARDHNLPYVPGGVTAFEIMTILEYRFNVIKLFPAEIVGGINLLRTYQAVFPQVKFCATGGINTTNKDKYLNQENVIAIGSSSLV, from the coding sequence ATGTCATTAGAAAATATCTTAAAAAAGAACCCTCTAATACCAGTCGTCGCTGCTGATACAACAGATCAAGCAAATAACATTTTATATAAACTTCGTAATAAAAATATAAAAATCGTTGAGTTTACTCTTAGAACACCTAATGCATTAGAAGTTATTAAAGAAGTTATTCAGAGTAATGAAGATTTTGTTATAGGCGTTGGAACTATTACAACTTTAGAGCAATTAAGAAAATGCTCACTCTTAGGTGCAGATTTCTTAGTTTCTCCTGGAACAACTATAGAAATGCTAAAATTTGCTAGAGACCATAACCTTCCTTACGTGCCCGGAGGGGTTACAGCTTTTGAAATAATGACTATATTAGAATATAGATTTAATGTTATAAAACTCTTTCCTGCTGAAATAGTTGGTGGAATAAATCTCCTAAGAACTTACCAAGCTGTTTTCCCTCAAGTTAAATTTTGTGCTACTGGTGGAATTAATACAACCAATAAAGATAAATACCTTAATCAAGAGAATGTTATAGCTATAGGAAGCTCATCACTAGTGTAG
- the uxaC gene encoding glucuronate isomerase — translation MLSDNVLMPIDKQTREIALEIYQYIKDLPIISPHGHTDPIWFDENKPFENPVELLIKPDHYIFRMFYSQGLRLEDFGISRKDDKSVETDPKKIWQKVAENWYLFRATQVGLWFDAQLKNVFGYNKTLTPETADELYEHINNCLKRKDFLPREICKRFNIKVIATTDNVDDDLQSHRNIANSDFDCKIIPTFRPDTVTNPELHPVHKNIKKLAKKLNTEIASYEDFLKVLRERREFFKSNGATASDHGISIPKTYDLDKSECKSLFKKILTNIASDKEKRIFSGQMLTEMAKMATDDGLVMQIHAGVFRNHNPRIHRKFGNDKGCDIPVKCDYVNGLHPLLSKVGNNRNFKTVLFTMDESTYTRELAPLAGHYPSVFLGPPWWFNDSAEGMKKFRHAVTETAGFYNCCGFIDDTRALLSIPVRHDIARRVDANYLAEMVMLGRLSKADALDVAYDLTYTQSIKIFNLDI, via the coding sequence ATGCTAAGTGACAACGTATTAATGCCTATTGATAAACAAACTAGAGAAATTGCTCTTGAAATTTATCAATATATTAAGGATTTACCAATAATTAGTCCACATGGGCATACTGATCCAATTTGGTTTGATGAAAATAAGCCTTTTGAAAACCCTGTAGAATTACTTATAAAGCCTGATCATTATATTTTTAGAATGTTTTATTCTCAAGGCCTTAGATTAGAGGATTTTGGTATCTCTCGTAAAGATGATAAATCAGTAGAAACAGATCCTAAAAAAATATGGCAAAAAGTTGCAGAAAATTGGTACTTATTTAGAGCCACCCAGGTTGGTTTATGGTTTGACGCGCAACTTAAAAATGTTTTTGGTTATAACAAAACTTTAACCCCAGAAACAGCTGATGAGCTATATGAGCACATAAATAATTGTTTAAAACGAAAAGATTTCCTACCTAGAGAAATATGTAAAAGATTTAACATAAAAGTTATAGCTACTACTGATAATGTTGATGATGACCTTCAATCTCATAGAAATATAGCAAACTCTGATTTTGATTGTAAGATAATACCTACGTTTCGACCAGATACTGTTACAAATCCTGAGCTACATCCTGTGCATAAAAATATTAAAAAATTAGCCAAAAAACTAAATACAGAAATAGCATCATATGAAGATTTTCTAAAGGTTTTAAGAGAACGTAGAGAATTTTTTAAATCAAATGGTGCGACAGCTTCAGATCATGGTATTAGTATACCTAAAACATATGATCTAGATAAATCTGAATGTAAAAGTTTGTTTAAAAAAATACTAACTAATATAGCTTCTGATAAAGAAAAAAGAATTTTTAGTGGTCAAATGCTTACAGAAATGGCCAAAATGGCAACAGACGATGGATTAGTAATGCAAATTCATGCTGGCGTATTTAGAAACCATAATCCACGTATTCATAGAAAATTTGGTAATGATAAAGGATGTGATATTCCAGTTAAATGTGATTATGTAAATGGCTTACATCCTCTTTTAAGTAAAGTAGGTAACAACCGTAATTTTAAAACGGTGTTATTTACTATGGATGAATCTACTTATACTCGTGAGCTGGCTCCATTAGCTGGGCATTATCCAAGCGTGTTTTTAGGTCCACCATGGTGGTTTAATGATTCTGCGGAAGGTATGAAAAAGTTTAGACATGCTGTCACAGAAACAGCTGGTTTTTATAATTGTTGTGGTTTTATAGATGATACTCGTGCCCTACTGTCTATACCTGTTAGGCACGATATAGCTAGACGTGTAGACGCTAACTATCTAGCTGAAATGGTTATGTTAGGAAGATTATCAAAAGCTGACGCTTTAGATGTAGCTTATGATTTAACATATACGCAATCTATCAAAATCTTTAACTTAGACATTTAA
- a CDS encoding sugar porter family MFS transporter yields MNNQKSTSTKFYVAIVVAVAAIGGLLFGFDTSIIAGATPFIQKEFTAEHWQIEIVVSFCVLGAFFGALTSGYFTDKFGRKKAMIATSLLFIIGTLIAALAPNIGFLVLGRFMLGSAIGVASYAVPLFIAEVAPASKRGSLVLWNGAFLTGGQVIAFIVNYLLTASGDWRVMIATGLIPAILLFIGMCFMPYSPKWLFSQGRKHEARETLIKIRGTEGDVLEELKAIQNNLEKSVKTKFSAIFDKKVRPVLYIGLALGIFQQFFGINTVMYYGPYIMSNIGFEGAETKMLMTLALGLVNFIATIVTIIFIDRLGRRRFLLIGSAMAAVSLFSMIYLLNDDSSGTTAILALICLLIYVVGYCISVGSLFWLIISEIFPLNVRGSAMSFVASIQWLANFVVAATFLTILTALGVSFTFGMYACIATLAFVITYFFVPETKGVSLETIEDNLNKGVPTKHLGRSD; encoded by the coding sequence GTGAACAATCAGAAATCTACTTCTACTAAATTTTACGTGGCTATTGTAGTAGCTGTAGCTGCTATTGGGGGACTATTATTTGGTTTTGATACTTCAATTATTGCAGGAGCTACGCCTTTTATTCAAAAAGAGTTCACAGCTGAACACTGGCAAATAGAGATAGTAGTTAGCTTCTGTGTTTTAGGGGCTTTTTTTGGAGCTCTTACTAGTGGTTACTTTACTGATAAGTTTGGACGTAAAAAAGCAATGATTGCTACTAGTTTACTTTTCATAATAGGTACTTTGATAGCAGCTTTGGCTCCTAATATTGGATTTTTAGTTTTAGGACGTTTTATGTTAGGGTCTGCGATTGGTGTAGCTTCGTATGCAGTACCATTATTTATTGCAGAAGTTGCTCCAGCATCTAAAAGAGGCTCTCTTGTACTTTGGAATGGAGCTTTTTTAACAGGTGGTCAAGTAATCGCTTTTATAGTTAACTATTTACTTACAGCTAGTGGTGATTGGCGTGTAATGATAGCTACAGGTCTAATTCCTGCAATCCTACTATTTATAGGTATGTGCTTTATGCCATATTCTCCAAAATGGCTATTTTCTCAAGGTAGAAAACATGAGGCTCGTGAAACCTTGATAAAGATTCGTGGAACTGAAGGTGATGTTCTAGAAGAGTTAAAAGCAATCCAAAATAACTTGGAGAAATCAGTAAAGACAAAATTTTCTGCAATTTTTGATAAAAAAGTACGCCCAGTACTTTATATAGGTTTAGCTCTTGGTATTTTCCAACAGTTCTTTGGTATCAATACAGTTATGTATTATGGTCCATATATAATGTCTAACATAGGCTTTGAGGGCGCTGAAACTAAAATGTTGATGACTTTAGCATTAGGCCTAGTTAACTTTATAGCTACTATTGTAACAATTATATTTATAGATAGGTTAGGTAGAAGAAGATTTTTATTAATAGGTTCAGCTATGGCAGCAGTAAGTTTGTTTAGTATGATTTATTTATTAAATGATGATTCTTCTGGTACAACAGCAATTTTAGCTTTAATATGTCTATTGATATACGTGGTTGGTTATTGTATAAGTGTAGGTTCACTATTTTGGTTAATTATATCGGAAATATTTCCTTTAAATGTACGTGGTTCTGCTATGAGTTTTGTAGCTTCAATACAATGGTTAGCCAACTTTGTTGTTGCTGCAACATTCTTAACTATATTAACAGCTTTAGGAGTTTCATTTACATTTGGTATGTATGCTTGTATAGCCACCTTAGCGTTTGTAATTACATACTTTTTTGTTCCAGAAACAAAAGGAGTATCTCTTGAAACTATAGAAGATAATTTAAACAAAGGTGTACCGACTAAACATTTAGGGAGGTCTGACTAG
- a CDS encoding inositol oxygenase family protein — translation MLQATEKNTFGEFRNYTDSKFQNRVERTYKEMHTNQSLEYVQQMKNKYFKLELGNMDVYEVFKLLEDVHDESDPDNDLPQIEHAYQTAEACQNKLLKNNTEIRENAFIKSLFRDHEWHSLPSQWQEFYTQKETLTNLYSHITDWSWFPLIGFIHDLGKIMTLPKYGGLPQWSTVGDTYPVACPFAKANVFSHKEFIKGSKDYNKYNTETNSHYGIYEKGCGFDKVHMSFGHDEYIYKVFEEGSNIPYEGLYILRYHSFYPWHTPQTGGLAYQELASEKDWLLLPLLKAFQKADLYSKLPELPPKEILEAKYKALLNKWIPKKKINW, via the coding sequence ATGCTTCAAGCAACAGAAAAAAATACGTTTGGTGAATTTCGTAACTATACAGACAGTAAATTCCAAAATAGAGTAGAAAGAACTTATAAAGAGATGCATACCAACCAATCTCTAGAGTATGTTCAACAAATGAAAAATAAATACTTTAAGCTTGAGTTAGGTAATATGGATGTTTATGAGGTCTTTAAATTACTTGAAGATGTCCATGATGAGAGTGATCCAGACAATGATCTACCTCAAATAGAACATGCTTACCAAACAGCTGAAGCTTGCCAAAATAAGCTGTTAAAAAATAATACTGAAATTAGAGAAAATGCTTTTATTAAATCGTTGTTTCGTGACCATGAGTGGCATAGTTTACCATCACAGTGGCAAGAGTTTTATACCCAAAAAGAAACTCTTACAAATTTATATAGTCACATTACAGATTGGTCATGGTTTCCTCTAATAGGATTCATACATGATCTAGGCAAAATTATGACTTTACCTAAATATGGTGGGCTTCCTCAATGGTCTACTGTTGGAGATACTTATCCTGTGGCGTGTCCTTTCGCTAAGGCCAATGTATTTTCTCACAAAGAGTTCATTAAGGGCTCTAAAGACTATAATAAATACAATACAGAAACAAACTCCCATTACGGCATCTATGAAAAAGGCTGTGGTTTTGATAAAGTTCATATGAGCTTTGGACATGATGAGTATATTTATAAAGTCTTTGAAGAAGGGAGTAACATACCTTATGAAGGTTTATATATTCTACGATACCATTCTTTTTACCCTTGGCATACACCACAAACCGGTGGTTTAGCTTACCAAGAGTTAGCTAGTGAAAAAGATTGGTTATTATTACCTTTATTGAAAGCTTTCCAAAAAGCTGATTTATACTCTAAACTACCAGAATTGCCTCCTAAGGAAATTTTAGAAGCAAAGTATAAAGCTCTTTTAAACAAATGGATTCCTAAGAAAAAAATTAACTGGTAA
- the ruvB gene encoding Holliday junction branch migration DNA helicase RuvB produces the protein MIETDRIISANSIQSNDEKAIDRAIRPKTLADYEGQPNVREQMEIFIQAAKSRNDALDHTLIFGPPGLGKTTLSNIIANEMGVELKQTSGPVLEKAGDLAALLTNLEENDVLFIDEIHRLSPVIEEILYPAMEDYQLDIMIGEGPAARSIKIDLPAFTLVGATTRAGLLTSPLRDRFGIIQRLEFYSIEDLSKIVYRSAKLLNLDITDDGAKEIAKRSRGTPRIANRLLRRVRDYAQVKASGKISLDIADKALGMLKVDPVGFDHMDHKYLLTLMEKFGGGPVGLDTMAAALSEEKGTIEDVIEPYLIQQGYIMRTARGRIATLLAYNHFKLKIPDNLNSQQQPLIVVDGI, from the coding sequence ATGATTGAAACAGATAGAATAATTTCTGCAAACTCTATCCAAAGTAATGATGAAAAGGCTATCGACAGGGCTATAAGACCAAAAACTTTAGCAGATTATGAAGGTCAGCCTAATGTCCGTGAGCAGATGGAAATTTTTATCCAAGCCGCTAAAAGTCGTAATGATGCACTTGATCATACCCTTATATTTGGACCACCAGGATTGGGTAAAACAACTCTTTCAAATATTATCGCAAATGAGATGGGTGTTGAACTTAAGCAAACTAGCGGCCCTGTATTAGAAAAAGCTGGTGATCTGGCAGCTTTACTTACAAATTTAGAAGAAAACGACGTTTTGTTTATAGATGAGATACATCGTTTAAGCCCTGTAATAGAAGAAATTTTATATCCGGCAATGGAGGATTACCAGCTTGATATCATGATAGGTGAGGGTCCTGCTGCTAGATCTATAAAAATTGATTTGCCTGCTTTTACTTTAGTTGGAGCTACAACAAGAGCAGGGCTTTTGACTTCACCACTTAGAGATAGGTTTGGTATTATTCAACGTTTAGAGTTTTATTCTATAGAAGATCTATCTAAGATTGTTTATCGTTCCGCTAAGCTTTTAAATTTGGACATTACAGATGATGGTGCTAAAGAAATCGCAAAACGTTCACGTGGTACCCCAAGGATAGCAAATAGATTGTTACGACGAGTAAGAGATTACGCTCAAGTAAAAGCCTCTGGTAAAATCAGTCTGGACATAGCCGATAAGGCATTAGGTATGTTAAAGGTAGATCCAGTAGGTTTTGATCACATGGATCATAAATATTTGCTTACATTAATGGAGAAATTTGGAGGAGGGCCTGTAGGTTTAGATACTATGGCAGCTGCTTTAAGTGAAGAGAAGGGCACTATAGAGGATGTTATAGAACCATATTTAATTCAACAAGGTTATATAATGAGAACAGCTAGAGGTAGAATAGCGACACTCTTAGCTTATAACCACTTTAAATTAAAAATCCCAGATAATCTAAACTCACAACAGCAACCTCTAATTGTAGTTGATGGTATTTAG
- a CDS encoding SDR family NAD(P)-dependent oxidoreductase, with the protein MRNYLVTGGSKGIGKAVVDLLLQKEENYIINLDILEPELNLPNINYIKIDLTDYSQIKVAMESLPPEISFDGIFLNAGMLIKGSIFDLEIEEIQKVINLNVWANIYIIKALNGKLKKEASIVFNGSDQCFIAKPNSFAYTLSKGAIAQMTKSLALDLAKDHIRVNTICPGTVDTQLYRSTIKRYADSQGIEMKVAHSTEEQEFPLGRIAQPQEIAELVYFLLSDKSKFMTGGLIPIDGGYTAK; encoded by the coding sequence ATGCGGAATTATTTAGTTACAGGCGGATCAAAAGGCATTGGTAAGGCTGTAGTGGATTTGTTACTACAGAAAGAAGAAAACTATATTATTAATTTAGATATTTTAGAACCAGAATTGAACCTACCAAATATTAACTATATAAAGATAGATTTAACTGATTACTCACAAATCAAAGTAGCTATGGAAAGTCTTCCTCCAGAAATTAGCTTTGATGGAATATTTTTAAACGCAGGAATGTTGATTAAAGGTTCTATATTTGATTTAGAAATAGAAGAAATCCAAAAAGTTATAAATCTAAACGTGTGGGCAAATATTTATATAATAAAAGCTTTAAATGGTAAACTAAAGAAAGAGGCTTCGATTGTTTTTAATGGTTCGGATCAGTGTTTTATAGCCAAACCTAATAGTTTTGCCTATACTTTAAGTAAAGGAGCCATAGCTCAGATGACAAAATCTTTAGCTTTAGATTTAGCTAAAGACCATATTCGTGTTAATACTATTTGCCCTGGAACAGTCGATACTCAGCTATATAGATCAACTATTAAAAGATACGCTGATAGTCAAGGTATTGAAATGAAGGTGGCACATAGTACAGAAGAGCAAGAATTTCCATTAGGACGTATTGCTCAACCTCAGGAAATAGCAGAGCTTGTATATTTTTTATTAAGTGATAAAAGTAAATTTATGACTGGTGGTTTAATACCTATAGATGGAGGCTATACAGCTAAATAG
- a CDS encoding CBS domain-containing protein — protein sequence MDLKDFKIIELSHFDTKAVSYFNDEASKLLYLESPAVNVFRDFKEHRALTITGDAPLQEVKQKLFDNHKDFILVINSDNQVTGTIGLHYLESTALQKTAQETGVKITELTADDIKLRISNVNAIPHSMIKDAKIGHILNTLMNTSYHHIVVYDEDSKNEQYIRGYFSFSHIKRKLGLEVYHSYQKDGVANISKGI from the coding sequence GTGGACCTAAAGGATTTTAAAATTATTGAATTATCGCACTTTGATACAAAAGCTGTCAGCTATTTTAATGATGAAGCTAGCAAACTATTATACCTAGAAAGCCCTGCTGTAAATGTATTTAGAGACTTTAAAGAACATAGAGCCTTAACTATAACTGGGGATGCGCCTTTACAGGAAGTAAAACAGAAACTTTTTGATAACCATAAAGATTTTATATTAGTTATAAACTCTGATAATCAAGTAACTGGAACTATCGGTCTTCACTATCTTGAGAGTACAGCATTACAAAAAACTGCTCAAGAAACAGGTGTGAAAATAACGGAATTAACTGCAGATGATATAAAACTTCGCATATCTAACGTAAATGCTATTCCTCACTCAATGATAAAAGATGCAAAAATAGGACATATACTGAATACTTTAATGAATACTAGCTATCATCATATAGTTGTATATGATGAAGATTCTAAAAATGAGCAATACATTCGCGGATATTTTTCTTTTAGCCACATTAAAAGGAAGCTTGGATTAGAAGTTTATCACTCATATCAAAAAGATGGTGTAGCAAACATTTCTAAGGGTATATAA
- a CDS encoding linear amide C-N hydrolase, protein MCTSVFINKNGYKVEARSMDFPINIAFENGWSYVNVENTTDIVIDAVNIPKDQLTSWKNKYGYFGRFGFDKRITDGMNTQGLSLSILYLHGTIYPKYDPKDKRPVIAIYDITNFLLAVAKDVPEALTLIENHQIVNSAVELEPGIFVTGIPLHISLRDKYGNSAVLEFINGKIKIYPKAGDVLTNAPTYDWHLENIKEYKSLLKPQSKSKFADKTVNYNDVANSSRPEVAQLIGMPGDFSAASRFIRAYILSSLMPEPKSNREAYFHATSIIANTSVPPYEKSMTLWTTIKDLNNLTIAYKDNAVYQGIGTAGVYAMSIDSGYVTYDLKAMNFNNIPPRAQDSGIKPTDPNMVKQIVNMEDVVGLERQ, encoded by the coding sequence ATGTGTACAAGTGTTTTTATAAATAAAAATGGATATAAAGTAGAAGCTAGATCTATGGATTTTCCTATTAATATAGCTTTCGAAAATGGTTGGAGTTATGTGAATGTAGAAAATACAACTGATATTGTTATAGATGCAGTTAATATACCGAAAGATCAATTAACTAGCTGGAAAAACAAATATGGCTACTTTGGTAGATTTGGCTTTGATAAGCGTATAACAGATGGTATGAATACACAAGGCTTGTCATTAAGTATTTTGTATTTACATGGTACTATTTATCCCAAATATGATCCTAAAGATAAACGTCCCGTCATTGCTATATATGATATTACAAACTTTTTACTTGCAGTTGCTAAAGATGTACCAGAAGCTTTAACATTAATAGAGAATCATCAAATTGTAAATAGTGCTGTTGAGTTAGAACCTGGAATATTTGTAACTGGGATTCCTTTACATATATCATTACGTGATAAATATGGTAATAGTGCTGTTTTAGAGTTTATAAATGGTAAGATAAAAATTTATCCCAAAGCAGGTGATGTTTTAACAAACGCTCCAACTTATGATTGGCATTTAGAAAATATTAAAGAATATAAATCCTTACTAAAACCACAAAGTAAAAGTAAATTTGCTGATAAGACTGTTAATTATAATGATGTTGCTAATAGTTCAAGACCTGAAGTAGCACAATTAATAGGTATGCCAGGTGATTTTAGTGCAGCTTCTCGTTTTATTAGAGCATATATACTTTCTAGTTTAATGCCTGAACCAAAATCAAATAGAGAAGCTTATTTTCATGCTACATCTATAATTGCAAATACATCTGTACCACCATATGAAAAATCTATGACTCTTTGGACAACTATCAAAGATTTAAATAACCTAACTATAGCATACAAAGATAATGCAGTATACCAGGGGATAGGAACAGCCGGAGTGTATGCTATGAGTATAGATAGTGGCTATGTTACTTATGATCTAAAGGCAATGAATTTTAACAATATACCACCAAGAGCTCAAGATAGCGGAATAAAGCCAACTGACCCCAATATGGTTAAACAAATTGTAAATATGGAAGATGTTGTTGGGTTAGAAAGGCAATAG
- the add gene encoding adenosine deaminase: MNQNKIFSIPKVILHDHLDGGLRADTVIDIANEQNINLPQKNPQDLSRWFYEEFSSRDFERCFKAFDLSCAVMQTEDAIERVAFEFAEDHALQNVIYAEARFCPYFHREKGLSYNQIIESVIKGFEKAKKKYSIETGILVCGMYHLDDKTNLELAKLCTNYSEVVGFDFAGMDINGSLSETQMQTLEFLNKNNIKLTAHSGEFSTIENIIDAVKSGASRIGHACNLFATKDQQLLEDTVKLLIEKQIHIESNITSNIVLGFIESFEVHPFKKMFDKGISIALNTDDRLMMQNLTITDEYTMACQKTNLSLDDIITMNINAAKAAFTNKQTKENLIEKINSYR; the protein is encoded by the coding sequence ATGAATCAAAATAAAATATTTTCGATCCCAAAAGTGATCTTACATGATCATTTAGATGGCGGTTTAAGAGCCGATACAGTTATTGATATTGCTAATGAGCAAAATATAAACTTACCACAGAAAAATCCTCAAGATTTGTCCAGGTGGTTTTACGAAGAATTTTCCTCAAGGGATTTTGAAAGATGTTTTAAAGCATTTGATTTATCTTGTGCAGTGATGCAAACAGAAGATGCTATTGAAAGAGTAGCTTTTGAGTTTGCAGAAGACCATGCTTTACAAAATGTTATTTATGCTGAAGCTAGGTTTTGCCCTTATTTCCATAGAGAGAAAGGGTTGTCTTATAACCAAATTATAGAAAGTGTAATAAAGGGATTTGAAAAAGCTAAAAAGAAATACTCTATTGAAACAGGGATATTAGTTTGTGGTATGTATCATTTAGATGATAAAACTAATCTTGAGTTGGCAAAACTTTGTACAAATTATAGCGAAGTAGTGGGCTTTGATTTTGCTGGCATGGATATAAATGGTAGTTTATCTGAGACTCAAATGCAGACTCTAGAATTTTTAAATAAAAACAATATCAAGCTTACAGCACATAGTGGTGAGTTTTCGACTATTGAAAATATAATAGATGCTGTAAAAAGTGGGGCTAGTAGGATAGGGCATGCGTGTAATTTATTTGCCACAAAAGACCAGCAATTACTTGAAGACACTGTTAAATTACTGATAGAAAAACAAATCCACATTGAATCAAATATTACTAGCAACATAGTTTTGGGTTTTATAGAAAGTTTTGAAGTTCATCCATTTAAAAAGATGTTTGATAAGGGTATAAGTATAGCTTTAAATACTGATGATCGTTTAATGATGCAAAATCTAACAATAACAGATGAATATACAATGGCATGTCAAAAAACTAATTTATCATTAGATGATATTATTACTATGAATATAAATGCAGCTAAAGCAGCTTTTACGAATAAGCAAACCAAAGAAAATCTTATTGAAAAAATAAACTCATATAGGTAG